The sequence CAAAAGAGAGCTGCAAAAGTTTGCTCTCTGGAACCACAAATCTGGCACATTTACCAGAAGCATTTCTCAGGCAGATGGCTTCAGATTTGGCTGCATTAATCCTGATTCCCCAAGATTTGTAAAAGGAATTTACAACACCAAGATGGAACGCCGCGTTAGTAAGCGCTTGTATTGGAGATTCATTATGTGAGTAGATTAAACAATCGTCTGCATACAATATAGCCTTTGAGTTCTCAGTTGAATGCGGAAAATCGTGGAGAAATAAATTGAATAGAAAGGGTGCCAAAACACTACCCTGGGGGACACCACTCTTTACGCTATCGAAACTGGAGGATGAACCGTTTATCTGAACACAAAATTTACGGTCGGAGAAATAACTTTGAAATAGCTTTATAAGATAAGGATCAACTCCTAGCTCCACCAGTTTATACAATATTCCCTTATGCCAAGCGGAATCGAATGCTTTTTCAATGTCTAACGATAAAGCTACCGTACATATTTTATCTCTCAGTTTTTTTGTGATGTCACCGTGGAATTTCAGAAGAGCATGTTGAGTCGAGTGAAATTGTTTGAAGCCAAAAATTTGGACAAATTTCTGGAAACATGTTTTTAACCAGACTTTTAATAATCATGTAAGAAAGCTCTATTCGGCTGTACAGAATactatataccattcaccaaagtatactttaagataaagactGGAAATAGTTGTTGCTGAATAATTGTTATTATGGGCGAGAAAAATGTTATAGTAAAAATATCGTAAAAAAACTCgggttaaatatattttatccaattttgatccattgtatgTTCAAATTCCCATAACACCATATACGCCGTTGgagaggtctttgaaatatgtatcattagacatccatattgtctatactgACCTAATAATCTAGATGTAGATCAAAACTAGGTAAAAAATAGATGCGTTTTGCTTATATCTCCATTGTTGGCCCGATTTccccgaatttaaatagcaaccagaCCAGGACTAtatagaatatatgtatatgacaaTCATGGAAGTTATTTGGGTGCTTATTGGGGCCGCTTCCTTTTGACCCATTGTCCATTACCATGGCTCTATCTATATACACCGTTGGGagggtctttgaaatgtctatccaGTTAAATGATtagaattgaagaaaaacttaatcattaaataaattttattttataatagattttaatttaaaaaacatgaatgattcaatcaagtattaattttataaagatttaattCTAAAATGAATGCATCcagtatttattttcatattttcccTGTAAAACACAATTTCCAATGTCCGGCAATACTATTTTCCACTAAAATACAACCCTGTAATATACTACAGCAGCCAAGGCGAATTTAAACAAGATTGTGGCAATGACCATTTAAAGCAAAttcactaattttttatatatgaagttTGACATTACAAACAATACTCACATTGTTGAAACTGTCAAACTTCattgattaaaatataaaagaacttgCTTGAACTCGCCACTTCCACCACCTTGAATAAATTCGCCTGGACAGCTGTTTTTGCTTTCACgttcttgtatttttttattttcctggaaaaaaattaaatatttctaaaaattaccaatttataacagaaaactataaaatttattatgaataatctCTATAAATTAATACAACCCACATGGCGACAAGTAATACAGCCACAACAAAGCCTGATAAAACGTTTTTATGGTAAGATTACACTAACCCGGTAAAGGCTAAACAAATTCTTCAGGTGTTatttaacgtttattttgttaacattttagcCTCAGTTCCTAAAcgtttctataagaaaacctCAGTGCTGTATAATGATGGCAGCTATGAAGTGACTTTGGATCATCGTAAATTGAAAACACCCAAGGGTGCTCCATTCAGTTTGAAAAGTGAACCCTTAGCTATAGCGGTGGCCACAGAATTCGATAATCAAAAAGAGCACATAGAAAGTTCGAAAATGCACTTGTCCGCCCTGTGCTTTACGGCCATTGATAATCCCAATAATCATTCAAAAATCGATATGGTTAactatttgttgaattttataccCACAGACACCATACTGTTTCAGTATGATGACGAAAAGGATTTGCATGATTTGCAGCGCAACGAATGGGATCCTTTGATCGAATGGTTTAATGAACGTTATGGTACAAATTTACAGAAAACCATGACTATAACACCACCACAAATATCCGCGGAGGATAAAATGAAAATCTCCAAATATTTAATGTCACATTCGGATGACGTTTTGTATGGTGGGTTGGATTTTTTAgcattaaattgtaaaatgttttaaaatagttttttattttggtgtTTATAGGTTTCGTTTATGCT comes from Calliphora vicina chromosome 2, idCalVici1.1, whole genome shotgun sequence and encodes:
- the l(2)k14505 gene encoding ATP synthase mitochondrial F1 complex assembly factor 2, with amino-acid sequence MNNLYKLIQPTWRQVIQPQQSLIKRFYASVPKRFYKKTSVLYNDGSYEVTLDHRKLKTPKGAPFSLKSEPLAIAVATEFDNQKEHIESSKMHLSALCFTAIDNPNNHSKIDMVNYLLNFIPTDTILFQYDDEKDLHDLQRNEWDPLIEWFNERYGTNLQKTMTITPPQISAEDKMKISKYLMSHSDDVLYGFVYAIDTLKSIILAFAAIDQRISVEKAVTLARLEEEYQLKFWGRVEWAHDIAQQELQARLAASVLFVHLNRSDYFVKEKTLV